CACTCattgctgcttaacagctaaaatAGAGCAACAGCTGGTATATCTGAAGGGGATAGACGGAGACGGCTCCACAAGAGACAGAAAACGTAAATAAAACGTGTCCAGATTTGAAGACAGGGCAGCTCCCGGGCCACCTCGGAGTCTGCTGGCTGACCTCTAGCCCTGTCAAGAGGACCCTTAACTTTCTCTTGTGGAATCTGCATGAGTAGCAAGGCTGTAAACCACAGGCCTGATGCCATGAAACTGAAGAAGCTGCTGAAAAGCCAAACCTGGCTTCAGACATACGCTCTGCAGACAAGCGGCAAGGATCAACAGAGACCACGGGGCACCCGGACACTGTGATATTTGATCTGGCTGGATGGGCCTGCCTGCGTCTGCCCGCCTCACCTCCTTCCTACACACACCCAACACCTCACACCCAccctggggggaggggggggggataaGTGGTCCCGTGCTATAAATACAAAAGGAGTGTGGAAATCGTGGAGCAAGCCAAAAAAGACCAGGCAGGGCGAAGAGGGTGGTGGGGTAAAAGATAAAAAATGAACACCTGTTGGTAAGATGTCAGGGAGTCAAATAGGTGCACAGAAAAAAAACAGTTCAGGATCTGTCAGCTCCATCTCCAGTTTAGCTGAGTATCACTCATCATCCACAATATCCTTCAAAATAAACATGTGTCAGATCCTTTTCTGAGTTTCAGCACCTTTTTAATTCATGTCCTCACCCTTCtaattctgtctgtttgtctcctCATCCTCATCTGCCTCTCCCTATCACCTTCTCTGATTCTCAAGGAAACAGGTGCGAGGAgtgtccaaacacacacacaaacacacttggtCCTGCCCTTAGCAGAACCTGTGGCCAAAGCATGCGGAACATTTCCTTCTGTCTTAGTAGCTGCAGCGTCTTCAAATCGAGGAGCAAAAATAGCCTGACATTCATGTGAAAGTCAGAGCAGTGGAGCTCTGGAACGATCCATGACCCGGAGTCAGTAATGTGTCCATTATTCCAACATTCATCCTTTAATCACTGGGGAGGAACTAACCAAGGAAATCAGCTGTTTGTCTTCATTGCAGGGGAAGCATTCTTGGCACTGATTAGGGAATGGTTAAACATTTCAAAAGAATTGCATCCACCTCAAAGGTTATTCAGATAATTTTGCAtttgactttttatttatttaatgcatTAGAAAGTGTTTTGATCACACAAATTCATACTAATGTGCAAACTTGTGAAATTTAACTGCACAAAACGAGGAAGAGACATGCGCACAAAGCATCGGATTCTGCGCAATCCAACCCAACACTGACTTGGAGGGAGAAGTGGTGTTAAAAGTTTGGCGGTCACGTTGCGCGCGCGCTCATCCTTTCATTCGTTAATGAGGATGATAATTTGTGACTCCTCTGATGACCCCATGCCCCTGTCCAATAGGGGACTTCTCCCATGGGACGTGATAGCGCAGGTCCCCGAGGGACACGCAGCCCTCTGTAGAGGAATCCTTTTCATCACCAGAGAGGGATTCCCGCCTGTTTCGATTTAGATCAGACTGAAACCCCATATTTCGCATCTTTGTTTATACTGcagcaactaaaatgctgctggtTTTAATTTGAACCAGAAGTTTGTCATAATCTTTCAACAAAGTGCCTCTTATCCTGTTTAGTTTCATTATAAATGTCAAAACTGGATTGTTCACTTCTTATGAGTAACATTTAATATTCAAGCAGGATTCATACTCATGAAAATAACTCCTTTGTGAGTGTATACACTGGATCCGATCCTCTCCCTCCTGTTTACATCGGACCAGGCGCCCTTCTTGGCgtccgcgcgcgtgtgtgttcgcCTCCTCACCTCCGCAGAGCGGCTACACGACCCGACCTACCAGCGGGGAATTACTGACTGGCACTGAGCCAGACCGCAGGCAGACTAGTTCGCTCGGTTCTCACGACCTCAGCTCCACAAAGGCATCTCTGAACTATTAACTCAGACACGAAGGCAGGAGGAACAACCGCAGAACCTACATGCTGCCAACTGGTGTTTCAGAATGCCTGCGCGCTGCTGAAGCATCACTGGCAGCGGAGTTTCGGTATGTCTTTTACTGACGGTGTCATTTTCAGGGCACTGCGCTCAGGAGGGGTAAAGTGAGACGGCAAGTACACAAATTAACAAGCCTCTCCAACTGTAAAAGGAGGATTAAAAAGGCAGGAGCTGTGCGAGTTGTCATAGAAAAACACTCGCCGTGTCACGAACGCAGatgccaataataataataataataataataataataataataataataataataatgctgatGATGCATCTGAAATTGAATAAAATTTTTAAATCGAGACGAATATTGTGCATTTTGACAGACTGTTGTGTTGTGTTAGAAACGTGTTTTTTGTTATTCCTTGACGGATTTAATATTTTAAACTCAATTTCAGATAAAAATCGATCGCAGTGGCTTATGACACTTCCAGTCCGTCTTTCTTTCGACCAGGCCGTGTCAGCCATGCGCAGGGCGCGCAGGTAGACTGTTAAATGTTTGACCAGCGGTCACTGCGCTGTAACTTAATCCCAAGCAGAGGGGCCTTCTCGCCGCAAGTGGCTGACACACAGCTAGCGCCATGTCGCCTGGCGCGCACTGACACTAGCCTCAGTTCCGGACCCCACTAATGGGGAGCCAGGATAGATTTACGCACGGGATAAACTTAAAGTTGTTGGTGAGGGTCAGACCTTACATGTAAAGACCCTCAACTGCCCTCAACTGATTTAATATATGTGAGAGAAACTGAACGTGATGATCAAGTTTCATATCTCACACAAACCTGTACGAAGTTTCTCTGAGCTCCCTCACTCCCACCTTTAGATCGCCGCGGAACAATTGATGCACAAAAGAGCGCGAGGGTCCTTCCATATTCTTTAACTGAGGCAATCTGTTAGTGACATTAACCCCTGAGCGCATTTCCCAGGCTCATGAATAGGGTTTGAGACTTCTTAAAGCTCCCGCTGCATACAGGATGAGACCCCTTTCAAACTTTTAATTACCTTCATAGCAAAAGAAAAGTTCACCCCCATTGTCCTGAGAAGCGTTCCCAAAAGGGCCAGATGTAGGAAAGCTCCCGCCAAACTGGTGACAAGGTGGCCACTTGAAACTTTAGACAGAAACTGATCGATATGGTTGGTTTAATTATCTCGCCTCAGTGCCTCTGTGCGACTTTTACGCACAGCTTTTACGCACAGAGCCCCGTGCAGGAAACAAGGACTGAAGCAAACGCAAACACGAATTTCAGAAATATCTTTTATTAAAACACTGCCTCGCCACCTGActtcagtttttttctttttataacaCAAAACAATACAGAGTATAAAACACAGCTTTGGTATAACAATCACCTTTGTACAACACTAAACCTTTTCATAAAAAGTACTTCATAGCAAATGTTTCTATAAATCTTCCATCTGTGTCTTTATCACCGACATCCAAATGTTGGAATCAACAATAAattataaacaaaaatgaaccAAACACGCGCTATTTAAAGCAACATCTGTTCCATAAAACGAAACATTCAGCGCTATTGGGCTATTGGGGAGTGGGACAGAGTGGTCATCCAGTAGGAAAAGTCACAGGTTCGAGGCCCGCAACAGTTCTGTGTGCAGTTAAAGTTTAAACCGGAAAGAGTAATGCAAACGGGTTTTAAATGAGTCTCTGCAGCTCTTTGGGCTACCAAGGCCGCCACACTGGGTCGCTGTCGGAACCTATGCTCACTACCACAGGACTAACCGCTTGGGACACCCCTGAGAAGGACGTCATCCCGTGGACTGGAGATGATGCGGTCGGTGCGGAACTGCCGTGCACCGGACTGGCGTTCACAGCGACAGGCATTCCCGCGTTGGCGTAAAGAGGGATGACAGGAGCTGTGGTGGAGGCGAAGGCGGGGTTGGGGATCAAGAAAGCGAACTGTCCATCAGTTGCAGGCACCAACTGGAACCCGCTGAAGACCTTAGGGGACACGGCCTCTGCAGGACTGAGTTTGGAGCTCATTGCTGCGCCGCTGATGGGCAGAGAGGATGGCAGCTGCACATGGACAGGCTGGGCCAGGTGCGCCTGCTGGGACGGGGCCTGCTGTGAGTAGCTGACGGGCATCATTTGACTCATGCAGCTGGACAGGTGGTTGAGGAGCCTCGATCTCACCTCCACGCTCACCCCTTCTGAGGTGGACAGGAAGCGGGTGACCTCG
The sequence above is a segment of the Nothobranchius furzeri strain GRZ-AD chromosome 15, NfurGRZ-RIMD1, whole genome shotgun sequence genome. Coding sequences within it:
- the her9 gene encoding hairy-related 9 isoform X2, translating into MPADTMEKQTASPIAGAPANGSHTPDKPKNASEHRKSSKPIMEKRRRARINESLLQLKTLILDALKKDSSRHSKLEKADILEMTVKHLRNLQRVQMSALSADATVLSKYRAGFNECTNEVTRFLSTSEGVSVEVRSRLLNHLSSCMSQMMPVSYSQQAPSQQAHLAQPVHVQLPSSLPISGAAMSSKLSPAEAVSPKVFSGFQLVPATDGQFAFLIPNPAFASTTAPVIPLYANAGMPVAVNASPVHGSSAPTASSPVHGMTSFSGVSQAVSPVVVSIGSDSDPVWRPW
- the her9 gene encoding hairy-related 9 isoform X1 is translated as MPADTMEKQTASPIAGAPANGSHTPDKPKNASEHRKSSKPIMEKRRRARINESLLQLKTLILDALKKDSSRHSKLEKADILEMTVKHLRNLQRVQMSAALSADATVLSKYRAGFNECTNEVTRFLSTSEGVSVEVRSRLLNHLSSCMSQMMPVSYSQQAPSQQAHLAQPVHVQLPSSLPISGAAMSSKLSPAEAVSPKVFSGFQLVPATDGQFAFLIPNPAFASTTAPVIPLYANAGMPVAVNASPVHGSSAPTASSPVHGMTSFSGVSQAVSPVVVSIGSDSDPVWRPW